The following proteins come from a genomic window of Chaetodon auriga isolate fChaAug3 chromosome 16, fChaAug3.hap1, whole genome shotgun sequence:
- the arhgap23a gene encoding rho GTPase-activating protein 23 isoform X2, producing MWAVRDADLSELHAPMPAAMLPCPAPAGSDWSFQNPVGVDCSSPEPRCIWLAVLRGATASVSPPAMPAGYRQSSHQPRAKGRRDGLSSAGDNPRPPMATRPGREGMGWKGPRTLVLHKNSQGFGFTLRHFIVYPPESALHTNLKDEENGNGKGYQKGRMEPMDTIFVKSVREKGPAHQAGLCTGDRLVKVNGESVLGKTYSQVIALIQNSESVLELSIMPKDEDVLQLAYSQDAYLTGNEPYTGGAENLPPPPPLCYPRSKVAPPAGAPPSAPMGQNQLDNWSRWPGSSSPSSPLDNRSAVGSPASWQEGRAGEPGGVGHSSPAHRTEEIQYGMTSQQPQGQTRGRSYSSSSSSGGLLSSPLQVHYPNHHAASSSQAPPRKSSSAWTSPPPPQLSHSHNERCQQALSDWYYNQMPERSGRSMQTRHRSYSQDRLSETRRQQQRTGGWPHSASQDTLLLLQQSGPGPHGEPYWSYGDWEGGPGRGHPASNYTRTRSENLLAQYDRHGRSLEMLDRAAAGLVSPRFERPSWHQQAPQPPPRTDAYPRQGSHYGAAQGPPMSRPSHSQHHPQTHTQAHSQPQPQQAAPQNRRLPPGQSMDDQPVGYRSYSPSFYRKTGRIMQQAHSFRDPSYSGPHLNWNPTPKSPPEGTAAPLTASTASPYASATPESQDRAYRPTNHEREHGPAEGQAEVVAQTQEVVLRQKPPTGRRNAHGMRHPHYALPMDGLEPSLFSPDPQDPAPAPGSTGDVAPRKPNGNLAPLPIEDDSLASIPFIDEPTSPGADLRARHVPASSVVSSGMSSAPAVVTSPASPTFTFPLTRLFSHDCSSIKSSRRSSYLLAITTERSKSCDEGLNTFREEGRVFSRLPKRVKSFFTDGSLDNLGTAEEVRSKRHSTSELGNITYSDVRREGWLHFKQILTEKGKKVGSGMRPWKRVFSVLRSHSLFLYKDKREAVLRGATIGGAAEDEQPISIRGCLVDIAYSETKRKHALRLTTQDFCEYLLQAEDREDMLDWIKVIRENSKTDSEELGFSRQALINKKLNDYRKQSPTGSKPDSSPRLPRMKPPFLLAKTENAAGAPRSPKPEGKDESGPLKSPWGINIMKKTKKAGPKAFGVRLEDCQPGVNNKFIPLIVEICCGLVEDMGLEYTGIYRVPGNNAMVSMLQDQLNKGVDINPAEEKWQDLNVVSSLLKSFFRKLPEPLFTNDKYNDFIDANRMENASDRLKTMKKLIRDLPDHYYHTLKFLVGHLKTVADNSDKNKMEPRNLALVFGPTLVRTSEDNMKDMVTHMPDRYKIVETLIQHGIWFFAEEMDKDEKTPVDTEDVQPAPNIDHLLSNIGRTGLLGEASDSTNSDSAKSKGSWGSKKDLSPKDFLTLSIMSAVTGRKRRKRHNARRVGSSTDDDSEHEPVKAGHLGAEEEEEEEEEEAESPVGDTAPRAEGEEDDDEEEEEDDEEVVESRVKEEVEEEAAAVIPSRPRCKEEEEAGGRQAAMLLQEEEARAEVKGPVWRAPEDARSIVSGYSTLSTLGRSLGSEGRGDDADDEHSELVSETDNESGFASRSLTQERPDKHPTTPVSTQPPAAPRSFLYTHYKPPILSPTNALAPPTALTLTPDSADRSEGGARSTTPSSSSFSSSSTTHKLHSRPSFNSHKLIQCDTLARKKLKSEKAKARSLDLLELSGAAAQGDGAGSGPDGAPRVRRETSRTNPSSGSSQESLRLTRPKPALPPSEAASFTPTGPGGRSLAEQVRARLLGSADDLRSVGLRKPLSPETRRKRRAWRRHTVVASPTEASDKRPPLTVNEFPLSPNAQNQVKTPGLPLDVDGLDQGPATRQAPTSRFHQYL from the exons GATGAGGAGAACGGTAACGGAAAAG GGTATCAGAAAGGTCGAATGGAGCCGATGGACACCATATTTGtgaagagtgtgagagagaaaggtcCGGCCCACCAGGCGGGCTTGTGCACAG GGGATCGGCTGGTGAAAGTGAACGGAGAGAGCGTTCTCGGGAAGACGTACTCGCAGGTGATAGCCCTCATTCAGAACAG TGAGAGCGTGCTGGAGCTCTCCATTATGCCAAAAGATGAAGATGTGCTTCAGTTG GCGTACTCCCAGGATGCCTACTTGACAGGCAACGAACCCTACACAGGGGGAGCTGAGAACCTCCCACCACCGCCTCCCCTCTGTTACCCACGCTCCAAGGTcgcgccccctgctggagccCCTCCGTCTGCCCCTATGGGCCAGAACCAGCTGGATAACTGGAGTCGCTGGCCAGGCTCTTCCAGCCCCTCTTCACCCCTGGACAACCGCTCTGCTGTGGGCAGCCCCGCCAGCTGGCAGGAAGGTCGGGCAGGAGAGCCGGGCGGCGTGGGTCACAGCAGCCCGGCCCACCGCACAGAGGAGATCCAGTACGGTATGACCAGCCAGCAGCCTCAGGGACAGACCAGGGGGCGCTCCTACTCTTCGTCTTCCTCATCGGGTGGCCTTTTGTCCAGCCCGCTGCAGGTCCACTACCCTAACCACCACGCTGCCAGTTCGTCGCAGGCTCCGCCACGCAAGTCCAGCTCGGCCTGGACCAgtcccccccctccccagctCAGCCACAGCCACAATGAGCGCTGCCAGCAGGCCCTCTCTGACTGGTACTACAACCAGATGCCTGAGCGCTCAGGACGCAGCATGCAGACCCGCCACCGCAGCTACTCTCAGGACCGGCTCAGTGAAaccaggaggcagcagcagcggacGGGTGGCTGGCCGCACAGCGCCTCCCAGGACACGCTGCTTCTGCTACAGCAGTCAGGACCAGGACCTCACGGAGAGCCCTACTGGTCCTACGGAGACTGGGAAGGGGGCCCAGGTAGGGGCCATCCAGCCTCTAACTACACCCGAACGCGCTCTGAAAACCTGCTGGCCCAGTACGATCGCCATGGCCGCTCGTTAGAGATGCTGGACCgagcagcagctggactggTCTCGCCTCGGTTTGAGCGGCCTTCGTGGCACCAGCAGGCTCCCCAGCCGCCCCCCAGGACTGACGCCTACCCGAGGCAGGGGAGCCATTACGGTGCAGCACAAGGTCCTCCAATGTCCCGACCGTCGCATTCTCAACACCACCCCCAGACTCACACCCAGGCCCACTCGCAGCCGCAGCCCCAGCAGGCTGCCCCCCAGAACAGGCGGCTCCCCCCTGGGCAGAGCATGGACGACCAGCCGGTGGGCTACCGCAGCTACAGCCCCTCTTTTTACCGCAAGACGGGCCGCATAATGCAGCAAGCCCACTCTTTCAGGGACCCTTCGTACTCTGGCCCCCACTTGAACTGGAACCCAACCCCCAAAAGCCCCCCAGAGGGCACAGCGGCACCCCTCACTGCCTCCACCGCATCCCCCTACGCCTCCGCCACTCCCGAATCCCAGGACAGAGCGTACAGGCCGACAAACCACGAGAGGGAACACGGGCCAGCGGAGGGGCAGGCGGAGGTGGTGGCGCAGACCCAGGAAGTGGTGCTGAGGCAGAAGCCTCCCACCGGGCGGAGGAACGCCCACGGTATGCGTCATCCCCACTACGCGCTGCCCATGGATGGGCTAGAAccctctttgttttctcctgatCCCCAAGACCCAGCTCCTGCCCCCGGTTCCACAGGAGACGTAGCCCCACGCAAACCAAACGGCAACCTCGCCCCCCTCCCCATCGAGGACGACTCCCTGGCCTCCATCCCCTTCATAG ATGAGCCGACCAGCCCCGGCGCTGATTTGCGTGCCCGCCACGTGCCGGCGTCCTCCGTGGTGTCCAGCGGCATGAGTTCGGCGCCCGCCGTGGTCACCAGCCCCGCCTCCCCCACCTTCACCTTCCCCCTCACTAGGCTCTTCTCACACGACTGCA GCAGTATTAAATCCAGTCGCCGTTCCTCCTATCTTCTAGCCATCACCACAGAGCGCTCCAAGTCATGCGACGAAGGACTCAACACGTTCAGAGAGGAAGGACGCGTCTTCTC GAGGCTGCCAAAGAGAGTGAAGAGCTTCTTCACTGACGGG tctctggaCAACCTGGGGACGGCAGAGGAGGTTCGATCTAAACGCCACTCCACCTCAGAGCTGGGAAACATCACTTACAGCGACGTACGGCGAGAAGGATGGCTGCACTTCAAACAAATCCTCACAGAGAAGGGCAAG AAGGTGGGCAGCGGCATGCGCCCGTGGAAGCGAGTCTTCTCGGTGCTTCGCTCCCATTCGCTCTTCCTCTACAAGGACAAGAGGGAGGCGGTGCTCCGCGGGGCCACGATCGGCGGTGCGGCCGAGGAcgagcagccaatcagcatccGGGGCTGCCTGGTGGACATCGCGTACAGCGAGACCAAACGAAAGCACGCGCTGCGGCTGACCACCCAGGACTTCTGCGAGTACCTGCTGCAGGCGGAGGACCGCGAGGACATGCTGGACTGGATAAAGGTCATCAGGGAGAACAGCAAGACGGACAGCGAG gAGCTCGGCTTTTCCAGACAGGCCCTCATCAACAAGAAGCTGAATGATTACAGAAAGCAGAG TCCAACGGGCAGCAAGCCCGACTCCTCTCCCAGGCTCCCTCGCATGAAGCCTCCCTTCCTGCTCGCCAAGACGGAAAACGCTGCCGGGGCGCCGCGCTCCCCGAAACCAGAGGGCAAAG ACGAGAGCGGCCCTCTGAAGTCTCCGTGGGGAATCAACATCatgaagaagacgaagaaggcCGGGCCCAAGGCGTTCGGCGTGCGGCTGGAGGACTGTCAGCCGGGCGTAAACAACAAG ttcatccCGCTGATCGTGGAGATCTGCTGCggcctggtggaggacatgggTCTGGAGTACACCGGGATCTACAGAGTCCCCGGGAACAACGCCATGGTGTCGATGCTTCAGGATCAGCTCAACAAGGGCGTCGACATCAACCCTGCAGAGGAG AAGTGGCAGGACCTCAACGTCGTCAGCAGTTTGCTCAAGTCCTTCTTCAGGAAGCTCCCGGAGCCGCTCTTCACCAACG ACAAGTACAACGACTTCATCGACGCCAATCGGATGGAAAACGCGTCAGACAGACTAAAGACCATGAAGaagctg ATCCGAGACCTCCCGGATCATTACTACCACACTCTGAAGTTCCTGGTCGGTCACTTGAAGACTGTGGCCGACAACTCGGATAAAAACAag ATGGAGCCTCGGAACCTGGCTCTGGTGTTCGGGCCGACGCTGGTGCGGACGTCCGAGGACAACATGAAAGATATGGTCACACACATGCCTGACCGCTACAAGATAGTAGAGACGCTCATCCAGCAT GGAATCTGGTTTTTCGCTGAAGAGATGGACAAGGATGAAAAG ACGCCGGTGGACACGGAGGACGTGCAGCCCGCCCCCAACATCGACCACCTGCTGTCCAACATCGGCAGGACCGGCCTGCTCGGGGAGGCCTCAG ACTCAACCAACAGTGACTCAGCGAAATCAAAG GGGTCGTGGGGGTCAAAGAAAGACCTCTCACCTAAGGACTTCCTGACTCTGTCCATCATGTCAGCTGTAACGGGCCGCAAACGCAGGAAGCGCCACAACGCCCGCCGCGTGGGCAGCAGCACCGACGACGACTCGGAGCACGAGCCGGTCAAAGCCGGACATCTGGGAgcggaagaagaggaggaggaggaggaggaggaggcagagtcGCCCGTAGGAGACACTGCTCCTCGagcagagggtgaggaggacgacgatgaagaagaggaagaggatgatgaggaaGTTGTAGAAAGCCGAGTGAAAGAGGAGGTAGAAGAGGAGGCGGCGGCGGTTATTCCCAGCCGGCCGCGctgcaaagaggaggaggaggcaggaggaaggcAGGCAGCCATGCTgttgcaggaggaggaggcgcggGCGGAGGTGAAGGGGCCGGTGTGGAGAGCCCCGGAGGATGCTCGCTCCATCGTTTCGGGCTACTCCACCCTCTCCACGTTAGGGCGGAGCCTGGGGTCAGAGGGGAGGGGCGACGACGCCGACGACGAGCACAGCGAGCTGGTGAGCGAGACGGACAACGAGAGCGGCTTCGCCTCGCGCTCCCTCACGCAGGAGAGACCCGACAAACACCCGACGACACCCGTGAGCACGCAGCCGCCGGCAGCCCCCCGCAGCTTCCTCTACACGCACTACAAACCCCCCATTCTCTCACCCACAAACGCTCTCGCCCCGCCCACAGCCCTCACACTCACGCCCGACTCCGCGGACAGGAGCGAAGGAGGCGCGCGCTCCACCAcgccctcgtcctcctccttctcctcctcctccaccactcacAAACTGCATTCGCGGCCTTCCTTCAACTCCCACAAGCTGATCCAGTGCGACACGCTGGCCAGGAAGAAGCTGAAGTCGGAGAAGGCCAAGGCTCGCTCCCTGGACCTGCTGGAGCTGTCTGGGGCGGCGGCTCAGGGCGACGGGGCCGGTTCCGGCCCGGACGGCGCCCCCAGAGTCAGGAGGGAGACTTCCAGAACCAACCCCTCTTCAGGCAGCAGCCAGGAGAGCCTGCGCCTCACCCGGCCCAAGCCCGCCCTGCCGCCCAGCGAGGCCGCCTCCTTCACCCCGACCGGCCCGGGCGGCAGGTCCCTGGCGGAGCAGGTCCGCGCCCGCCTGCTGGGCTCGGCCGACGACCTGCGCAGCGTGGGACTGCGGAAACCGCTGTCGCCCGAGACGCGGAGGAAGAGACGGGCCTGGCGCAGACACACCGTGGTGGCCTCCCCGACCGAGGCGTCCGACAAGAGACCCCCACTGACTGTCAATGAATTCCCCCTGTCCCCCAACGCTCAGAACCAGGTCAAAACACCAGGACTGCCTCTGGATGTGGACGGACTGGACCAAGGACCAGCTACACGTCAAGCACCCACCTCCAGATTCCACCAGTACCTGTGA
- the arhgap23a gene encoding rho GTPase-activating protein 23 isoform X3, which translates to MWAVRDADLSELHAPMPAAMLPCPAPAGSDWSFQNPVGVDCSSPEPRCIWLAVLRGATASVSPPAMPAGYRQSSHQPRAKGRRDGLSSAGDNPRPPMATRPGREGMGWKGPRTLVLHKNSQGFGFTLRHFIVYPPESALHTNLKDEENGNGKGYQKGRMEPMDTIFVKSVREKGPAHQAGLCTGDRLVKVNGESVLGKTYSQVIALIQNSESVLELSIMPKDEDVLQLVSAYSQDAYLTGNEPYTGGAENLPPPPPLCYPRSKVAPPAGAPPSAPMGQNQLDNWSRWPGSSSPSSPLDNRSAVGSPASWQEGRAGEPGGVGHSSPAHRTEEIQYGMTSQQPQGQTRGRSYSSSSSSGGLLSSPLQVHYPNHHAASSSQAPPRKSSSAWTSPPPPQLSHSHNERCQQALSDWYYNQMPERSGRSMQTRHRSYSQDRLSETRRQQQRTGGWPHSASQDTLLLLQQSGPGPHGEPYWSYGDWEGGPGRGHPASNYTRTRSENLLAQYDRHGRSLEMLDRAAAGLVSPRFERPSWHQQAPQPPPRTDAYPRQGSHYGAAQGPPMSRPSHSQHHPQTHTQAHSQPQPQQAAPQNRRLPPGQSMDDQPVGYRSYSPSFYRKTGRIMQQAHSFRDPSYSGPHLNWNPTPKSPPEGTAAPLTASTASPYASATPESQDRAYRPTNHEREHGPAEGQAEVVAQTQEVVLRQKPPTGRRNAHGMRHPHYALPMDGLEPSLFSPDPQDPAPAPGSTGDVAPRKPNGNLAPLPIEDDSLASIPFIDEPTSPGADLRARHVPASSVVSSGMSSAPAVVTSPASPTFTFPLTRLFSHDCTITTERSKSCDEGLNTFREEGRVFSRLPKRVKSFFTDGSLDNLGTAEEVRSKRHSTSELGNITYSDVRREGWLHFKQILTEKGKKVGSGMRPWKRVFSVLRSHSLFLYKDKREAVLRGATIGGAAEDEQPISIRGCLVDIAYSETKRKHALRLTTQDFCEYLLQAEDREDMLDWIKVIRENSKTDSEELGFSRQALINKKLNDYRKQSPTGSKPDSSPRLPRMKPPFLLAKTENAAGAPRSPKPEGKDESGPLKSPWGINIMKKTKKAGPKAFGVRLEDCQPGVNNKFIPLIVEICCGLVEDMGLEYTGIYRVPGNNAMVSMLQDQLNKGVDINPAEEKWQDLNVVSSLLKSFFRKLPEPLFTNDKYNDFIDANRMENASDRLKTMKKLIRDLPDHYYHTLKFLVGHLKTVADNSDKNKMEPRNLALVFGPTLVRTSEDNMKDMVTHMPDRYKIVETLIQHGIWFFAEEMDKDEKTPVDTEDVQPAPNIDHLLSNIGRTGLLGEASDSTNSDSAKSKGSWGSKKDLSPKDFLTLSIMSAVTGRKRRKRHNARRVGSSTDDDSEHEPVKAGHLGAEEEEEEEEEEAESPVGDTAPRAEGEEDDDEEEEEDDEEVVESRVKEEVEEEAAAVIPSRPRCKEEEEAGGRQAAMLLQEEEARAEVKGPVWRAPEDARSIVSGYSTLSTLGRSLGSEGRGDDADDEHSELVSETDNESGFASRSLTQERPDKHPTTPVSTQPPAAPRSFLYTHYKPPILSPTNALAPPTALTLTPDSADRSEGGARSTTPSSSSFSSSSTTHKLHSRPSFNSHKLIQCDTLARKKLKSEKAKARSLDLLELSGAAAQGDGAGSGPDGAPRVRRETSRTNPSSGSSQESLRLTRPKPALPPSEAASFTPTGPGGRSLAEQVRARLLGSADDLRSVGLRKPLSPETRRKRRAWRRHTVVASPTEASDKRPPLTVNEFPLSPNAQNQVKTPGLPLDVDGLDQGPATRQAPTSRFHQYL; encoded by the exons GATGAGGAGAACGGTAACGGAAAAG GGTATCAGAAAGGTCGAATGGAGCCGATGGACACCATATTTGtgaagagtgtgagagagaaaggtcCGGCCCACCAGGCGGGCTTGTGCACAG GGGATCGGCTGGTGAAAGTGAACGGAGAGAGCGTTCTCGGGAAGACGTACTCGCAGGTGATAGCCCTCATTCAGAACAG TGAGAGCGTGCTGGAGCTCTCCATTATGCCAAAAGATGAAGATGTGCTTCAGTTGGTAAGT GCGTACTCCCAGGATGCCTACTTGACAGGCAACGAACCCTACACAGGGGGAGCTGAGAACCTCCCACCACCGCCTCCCCTCTGTTACCCACGCTCCAAGGTcgcgccccctgctggagccCCTCCGTCTGCCCCTATGGGCCAGAACCAGCTGGATAACTGGAGTCGCTGGCCAGGCTCTTCCAGCCCCTCTTCACCCCTGGACAACCGCTCTGCTGTGGGCAGCCCCGCCAGCTGGCAGGAAGGTCGGGCAGGAGAGCCGGGCGGCGTGGGTCACAGCAGCCCGGCCCACCGCACAGAGGAGATCCAGTACGGTATGACCAGCCAGCAGCCTCAGGGACAGACCAGGGGGCGCTCCTACTCTTCGTCTTCCTCATCGGGTGGCCTTTTGTCCAGCCCGCTGCAGGTCCACTACCCTAACCACCACGCTGCCAGTTCGTCGCAGGCTCCGCCACGCAAGTCCAGCTCGGCCTGGACCAgtcccccccctccccagctCAGCCACAGCCACAATGAGCGCTGCCAGCAGGCCCTCTCTGACTGGTACTACAACCAGATGCCTGAGCGCTCAGGACGCAGCATGCAGACCCGCCACCGCAGCTACTCTCAGGACCGGCTCAGTGAAaccaggaggcagcagcagcggacGGGTGGCTGGCCGCACAGCGCCTCCCAGGACACGCTGCTTCTGCTACAGCAGTCAGGACCAGGACCTCACGGAGAGCCCTACTGGTCCTACGGAGACTGGGAAGGGGGCCCAGGTAGGGGCCATCCAGCCTCTAACTACACCCGAACGCGCTCTGAAAACCTGCTGGCCCAGTACGATCGCCATGGCCGCTCGTTAGAGATGCTGGACCgagcagcagctggactggTCTCGCCTCGGTTTGAGCGGCCTTCGTGGCACCAGCAGGCTCCCCAGCCGCCCCCCAGGACTGACGCCTACCCGAGGCAGGGGAGCCATTACGGTGCAGCACAAGGTCCTCCAATGTCCCGACCGTCGCATTCTCAACACCACCCCCAGACTCACACCCAGGCCCACTCGCAGCCGCAGCCCCAGCAGGCTGCCCCCCAGAACAGGCGGCTCCCCCCTGGGCAGAGCATGGACGACCAGCCGGTGGGCTACCGCAGCTACAGCCCCTCTTTTTACCGCAAGACGGGCCGCATAATGCAGCAAGCCCACTCTTTCAGGGACCCTTCGTACTCTGGCCCCCACTTGAACTGGAACCCAACCCCCAAAAGCCCCCCAGAGGGCACAGCGGCACCCCTCACTGCCTCCACCGCATCCCCCTACGCCTCCGCCACTCCCGAATCCCAGGACAGAGCGTACAGGCCGACAAACCACGAGAGGGAACACGGGCCAGCGGAGGGGCAGGCGGAGGTGGTGGCGCAGACCCAGGAAGTGGTGCTGAGGCAGAAGCCTCCCACCGGGCGGAGGAACGCCCACGGTATGCGTCATCCCCACTACGCGCTGCCCATGGATGGGCTAGAAccctctttgttttctcctgatCCCCAAGACCCAGCTCCTGCCCCCGGTTCCACAGGAGACGTAGCCCCACGCAAACCAAACGGCAACCTCGCCCCCCTCCCCATCGAGGACGACTCCCTGGCCTCCATCCCCTTCATAG ATGAGCCGACCAGCCCCGGCGCTGATTTGCGTGCCCGCCACGTGCCGGCGTCCTCCGTGGTGTCCAGCGGCATGAGTTCGGCGCCCGCCGTGGTCACCAGCCCCGCCTCCCCCACCTTCACCTTCCCCCTCACTAGGCTCTTCTCACACGACTGCA CCATCACCACAGAGCGCTCCAAGTCATGCGACGAAGGACTCAACACGTTCAGAGAGGAAGGACGCGTCTTCTC GAGGCTGCCAAAGAGAGTGAAGAGCTTCTTCACTGACGGG tctctggaCAACCTGGGGACGGCAGAGGAGGTTCGATCTAAACGCCACTCCACCTCAGAGCTGGGAAACATCACTTACAGCGACGTACGGCGAGAAGGATGGCTGCACTTCAAACAAATCCTCACAGAGAAGGGCAAG AAGGTGGGCAGCGGCATGCGCCCGTGGAAGCGAGTCTTCTCGGTGCTTCGCTCCCATTCGCTCTTCCTCTACAAGGACAAGAGGGAGGCGGTGCTCCGCGGGGCCACGATCGGCGGTGCGGCCGAGGAcgagcagccaatcagcatccGGGGCTGCCTGGTGGACATCGCGTACAGCGAGACCAAACGAAAGCACGCGCTGCGGCTGACCACCCAGGACTTCTGCGAGTACCTGCTGCAGGCGGAGGACCGCGAGGACATGCTGGACTGGATAAAGGTCATCAGGGAGAACAGCAAGACGGACAGCGAG gAGCTCGGCTTTTCCAGACAGGCCCTCATCAACAAGAAGCTGAATGATTACAGAAAGCAGAG TCCAACGGGCAGCAAGCCCGACTCCTCTCCCAGGCTCCCTCGCATGAAGCCTCCCTTCCTGCTCGCCAAGACGGAAAACGCTGCCGGGGCGCCGCGCTCCCCGAAACCAGAGGGCAAAG ACGAGAGCGGCCCTCTGAAGTCTCCGTGGGGAATCAACATCatgaagaagacgaagaaggcCGGGCCCAAGGCGTTCGGCGTGCGGCTGGAGGACTGTCAGCCGGGCGTAAACAACAAG ttcatccCGCTGATCGTGGAGATCTGCTGCggcctggtggaggacatgggTCTGGAGTACACCGGGATCTACAGAGTCCCCGGGAACAACGCCATGGTGTCGATGCTTCAGGATCAGCTCAACAAGGGCGTCGACATCAACCCTGCAGAGGAG AAGTGGCAGGACCTCAACGTCGTCAGCAGTTTGCTCAAGTCCTTCTTCAGGAAGCTCCCGGAGCCGCTCTTCACCAACG ACAAGTACAACGACTTCATCGACGCCAATCGGATGGAAAACGCGTCAGACAGACTAAAGACCATGAAGaagctg ATCCGAGACCTCCCGGATCATTACTACCACACTCTGAAGTTCCTGGTCGGTCACTTGAAGACTGTGGCCGACAACTCGGATAAAAACAag ATGGAGCCTCGGAACCTGGCTCTGGTGTTCGGGCCGACGCTGGTGCGGACGTCCGAGGACAACATGAAAGATATGGTCACACACATGCCTGACCGCTACAAGATAGTAGAGACGCTCATCCAGCAT GGAATCTGGTTTTTCGCTGAAGAGATGGACAAGGATGAAAAG ACGCCGGTGGACACGGAGGACGTGCAGCCCGCCCCCAACATCGACCACCTGCTGTCCAACATCGGCAGGACCGGCCTGCTCGGGGAGGCCTCAG ACTCAACCAACAGTGACTCAGCGAAATCAAAG GGGTCGTGGGGGTCAAAGAAAGACCTCTCACCTAAGGACTTCCTGACTCTGTCCATCATGTCAGCTGTAACGGGCCGCAAACGCAGGAAGCGCCACAACGCCCGCCGCGTGGGCAGCAGCACCGACGACGACTCGGAGCACGAGCCGGTCAAAGCCGGACATCTGGGAgcggaagaagaggaggaggaggaggaggaggaggcagagtcGCCCGTAGGAGACACTGCTCCTCGagcagagggtgaggaggacgacgatgaagaagaggaagaggatgatgaggaaGTTGTAGAAAGCCGAGTGAAAGAGGAGGTAGAAGAGGAGGCGGCGGCGGTTATTCCCAGCCGGCCGCGctgcaaagaggaggaggaggcaggaggaaggcAGGCAGCCATGCTgttgcaggaggaggaggcgcggGCGGAGGTGAAGGGGCCGGTGTGGAGAGCCCCGGAGGATGCTCGCTCCATCGTTTCGGGCTACTCCACCCTCTCCACGTTAGGGCGGAGCCTGGGGTCAGAGGGGAGGGGCGACGACGCCGACGACGAGCACAGCGAGCTGGTGAGCGAGACGGACAACGAGAGCGGCTTCGCCTCGCGCTCCCTCACGCAGGAGAGACCCGACAAACACCCGACGACACCCGTGAGCACGCAGCCGCCGGCAGCCCCCCGCAGCTTCCTCTACACGCACTACAAACCCCCCATTCTCTCACCCACAAACGCTCTCGCCCCGCCCACAGCCCTCACACTCACGCCCGACTCCGCGGACAGGAGCGAAGGAGGCGCGCGCTCCACCAcgccctcgtcctcctccttctcctcctcctccaccactcacAAACTGCATTCGCGGCCTTCCTTCAACTCCCACAAGCTGATCCAGTGCGACACGCTGGCCAGGAAGAAGCTGAAGTCGGAGAAGGCCAAGGCTCGCTCCCTGGACCTGCTGGAGCTGTCTGGGGCGGCGGCTCAGGGCGACGGGGCCGGTTCCGGCCCGGACGGCGCCCCCAGAGTCAGGAGGGAGACTTCCAGAACCAACCCCTCTTCAGGCAGCAGCCAGGAGAGCCTGCGCCTCACCCGGCCCAAGCCCGCCCTGCCGCCCAGCGAGGCCGCCTCCTTCACCCCGACCGGCCCGGGCGGCAGGTCCCTGGCGGAGCAGGTCCGCGCCCGCCTGCTGGGCTCGGCCGACGACCTGCGCAGCGTGGGACTGCGGAAACCGCTGTCGCCCGAGACGCGGAGGAAGAGACGGGCCTGGCGCAGACACACCGTGGTGGCCTCCCCGACCGAGGCGTCCGACAAGAGACCCCCACTGACTGTCAATGAATTCCCCCTGTCCCCCAACGCTCAGAACCAGGTCAAAACACCAGGACTGCCTCTGGATGTGGACGGACTGGACCAAGGACCAGCTACACGTCAAGCACCCACCTCCAGATTCCACCAGTACCTGTGA